The Rhizobium sp. WSM4643 genome window below encodes:
- a CDS encoding ribonuclease activity regulator RraA codes for MALSAEAIATLKAVSTATLTTVLLKKGLRNVWIRGAVPLKPGQPRIVGPAFTLRFVPAREDLATPASWASPISTRAAIEAMPEGCVAVVDAMGVTDAGIFGDILCARMQKRGVAALVTDGVVRDLAGVLDANLPVWCSGVAAPPSVAGLTFVAWQQPIGCGGVAVFPDDIIVVDQDGAVLIPADLLDAVLTEAPEQERMEAWIMTRIDEGTPLPGLYPMSAETKALYEASKK; via the coding sequence ATGGCTCTCAGCGCTGAAGCGATAGCAACCCTCAAGGCCGTCTCGACGGCGACCCTGACGACCGTTCTTTTGAAGAAGGGCCTGCGAAACGTCTGGATCCGCGGCGCCGTTCCCCTGAAGCCCGGCCAGCCCCGCATCGTCGGCCCTGCCTTCACCCTGCGCTTCGTGCCGGCCCGCGAAGATCTGGCGACGCCGGCATCCTGGGCCTCGCCGATCTCGACGCGCGCCGCGATCGAGGCGATGCCGGAGGGCTGTGTCGCCGTCGTCGACGCGATGGGCGTCACCGATGCCGGCATCTTCGGCGATATCCTCTGCGCCCGCATGCAGAAGAGAGGCGTTGCCGCACTCGTCACCGACGGCGTTGTCCGCGACCTTGCCGGCGTGCTCGATGCCAACCTGCCGGTCTGGTGCAGCGGCGTCGCAGCACCGCCTTCAGTCGCCGGCCTCACCTTCGTCGCTTGGCAGCAGCCGATCGGCTGCGGCGGCGTGGCTGTTTTCCCCGATGACATCATCGTCGTCGACCAGGACGGCGCGGTGCTGATCCCGGCCGATCTGCTCGACGCCGTGCTGACCGAAGCGCCGGAACAGGAGCGCATGGAAGCCTGGATCATGACCAGGATCGATGAAGGCACGCCGTTGCCCGGCCTCTATCCGATGAGCGCCGAAACCAAGGCGCTCTATGAGGCTTCGAAGAAATAG
- a CDS encoding SDR family oxidoreductase: MDFGLKDKTALVLGAGGGLGSAIAVKLAREGARIAAADIDLAAAEKTAAAIESEGGKALALQWDLSDLDSIDAHVAAIERQFGPVDILVNNTGGPPPTTVSGQDPTLWNQYFQSMVLSVIAIADRVLPEMRARKWGRIVTSTSSGVVAPIPNLGISKALRLSLVGWSKTLAREVGRDGITVNIVLPGRIATGRITFLDEQKAKRENRSIDDVVAESTGSIPLGRYGRPEEYGNVVTFLASEPASYLTGSVIRVDGGMIQSI; encoded by the coding sequence ATGGATTTCGGCCTGAAGGACAAGACCGCCCTGGTGCTTGGCGCCGGCGGCGGACTGGGCAGCGCGATTGCCGTCAAACTTGCGCGCGAAGGCGCCAGAATTGCCGCAGCGGATATCGACCTCGCCGCCGCTGAGAAGACCGCGGCTGCGATCGAATCCGAAGGTGGCAAGGCGCTGGCACTACAATGGGATCTTTCCGATCTCGATTCAATCGATGCGCATGTCGCTGCAATCGAACGGCAGTTCGGACCGGTCGACATCCTTGTCAACAATACCGGCGGCCCACCACCGACCACCGTCTCCGGCCAGGATCCGACGCTCTGGAACCAGTATTTCCAGAGCATGGTGCTCTCCGTCATCGCCATTGCCGATCGTGTGCTGCCTGAGATGCGGGCGCGCAAATGGGGGCGCATCGTCACCTCGACCTCGTCGGGCGTGGTCGCGCCGATCCCCAATCTCGGCATCTCGAAGGCACTGCGCCTGTCATTGGTCGGCTGGTCGAAAACACTGGCGCGCGAGGTCGGGCGCGACGGCATCACCGTCAACATCGTCCTGCCGGGCCGGATCGCCACCGGCCGCATCACCTTCCTCGACGAGCAGAAGGCCAAACGCGAAAACCGCTCCATCGATGACGTCGTCGCAGAAAGCACCGGCAGCATTCCGCTCGGCCGCTATGGCCGGCCCGAAGAATATGGCAATGTCGTCACCTTCCTGGCGAGCGAACCTGCCTCCTATCTCACCGGCTCGGTGATCCGCGTCGATGGCGGCATGATCCAGAGCATCTGA
- a CDS encoding lysophospholipid acyltransferase family protein — protein MIAIIRRFLVLLVRILVGARSEWRGCAPDPSRRIYFANHNSHIDTVAVMAALPWPVRRMTHPVAARDYWGTSAFRRFIAEKGLRAVLIDRKPLPDTDPLAPIERLLEEGRSVLIFPEGTRSTTDEIAPFRSGIFRLACRLPDVDLVPIHLDNLQRILPKGSMLIVPITCTARFGKPLRVEPGEEKAEFLARARAAVIELADGGHTA, from the coding sequence ATGATCGCGATTATCCGTCGGTTTCTCGTGCTGCTCGTCCGTATCCTGGTCGGCGCCCGAAGCGAGTGGCGGGGCTGCGCGCCCGATCCCAGCCGCCGCATCTATTTCGCCAATCACAACAGCCATATCGATACCGTCGCCGTCATGGCCGCCTTGCCCTGGCCGGTGCGCCGGATGACCCATCCGGTTGCGGCGCGCGATTATTGGGGAACGAGCGCCTTTCGCCGTTTCATCGCGGAGAAAGGCCTGCGCGCCGTCTTGATAGACCGCAAGCCTCTGCCCGATACCGACCCCCTGGCTCCGATAGAGCGCCTGCTTGAGGAGGGGCGCTCAGTCCTGATTTTCCCGGAAGGAACGAGAAGCACCACCGATGAGATCGCCCCGTTCCGCAGCGGCATCTTTCGCCTTGCCTGCCGTTTGCCCGATGTCGATCTGGTGCCGATCCATCTCGACAACCTCCAGCGCATCCTGCCGAAGGGAAGCATGCTGATCGTGCCGATCACCTGCACGGCACGCTTCGGCAAACCGCTGCGCGTCGAACCGGGCGAGGAAAAGGCTGAATTCCTGGCGCGCGCCCGTGCCGCCGTCATCGAACTCGCGGATGGGGGACACACGGCATGA
- a CDS encoding amidohydrolase family protein — translation MLDLIVRNANLPDGRKGIDIGIQSGKIIAVEPNLQAQAGEEIDATDRLVSPPFVDPHFHMDATLSLGLPRMNVSGTLLEGIALWGELRPIVTKEELVDRALRYCDLAVTQGLLFIRSHVDTSDPRLVTVEAMIEVREKVAPYIDLQLVAFPQDGYYRSPGAIDAFNRALDMGVDIVGGIPHFERTMGEGTASVEALCRIAADRGLPVDIHCDETDDPLSRHIETLAAETIRFGLQGRVAGSHLTSMHSMDNYYVSKLIPLMAEAAINVIPNPLINIMLQGRHDTYPKRRGMTRVRELMDAGLNVSFGHDCVMDPWYSMGSGDMLEVGHMAIHVAQMAGIDDKKRIFDALTVNSAKTMGLAGYGLEKGCNADLVILQASDTLEALRLKPNRLAVIRRGEVIARSAPRIGELFLTGRPARIDGGLDYAPRY, via the coding sequence ATGCTCGATCTGATCGTCAGAAATGCAAATCTCCCCGATGGCCGAAAGGGTATCGATATCGGCATCCAGAGCGGCAAGATCATCGCTGTCGAGCCCAATCTCCAGGCGCAGGCAGGAGAAGAGATCGACGCGACCGACCGGCTGGTCAGCCCGCCCTTCGTCGATCCGCATTTCCATATGGACGCCACCCTGTCGCTCGGCCTGCCGCGCATGAACGTATCCGGCACGCTGCTCGAGGGCATTGCGCTCTGGGGAGAGTTGCGCCCGATCGTGACGAAGGAGGAACTGGTCGATCGTGCGTTGCGCTACTGCGATCTGGCGGTGACGCAGGGGCTGCTCTTCATCCGCAGCCATGTCGATACCAGCGATCCGAGGCTGGTGACCGTCGAGGCGATGATCGAGGTTCGCGAGAAGGTCGCGCCCTATATCGATCTGCAGCTGGTCGCCTTTCCCCAGGACGGTTATTACCGCTCGCCGGGCGCAATCGATGCTTTCAACCGCGCCCTCGACATGGGCGTCGATATCGTCGGCGGCATTCCGCACTTCGAGCGGACCATGGGCGAAGGTACGGCGTCGGTCGAGGCGCTCTGCCGCATCGCCGCCGATCGCGGCCTGCCGGTCGACATCCATTGCGACGAAACCGACGATCCGCTCTCTCGCCATATCGAGACGCTGGCTGCGGAAACCATCCGCTTCGGCCTGCAGGGACGTGTCGCCGGCTCGCATCTGACCTCGATGCACTCGATGGACAATTATTACGTCTCCAAGCTCATTCCGCTGATGGCGGAGGCTGCGATCAACGTCATCCCCAATCCGCTGATCAACATCATGCTGCAGGGCCGGCACGACACCTATCCGAAACGCCGCGGCATGACCCGCGTGCGGGAGCTGATGGATGCCGGGCTCAACGTTTCCTTCGGGCACGACTGCGTCATGGACCCCTGGTATTCGATGGGATCGGGCGACATGCTGGAGGTTGGACATATGGCAATCCATGTCGCGCAGATGGCCGGCATCGACGACAAGAAGAGGATCTTCGACGCGCTGACCGTCAATTCGGCGAAGACGATGGGACTTGCAGGCTACGGCCTGGAAAAGGGATGCAACGCCGACCTCGTCATCCTTCAGGCCAGCGACACGCTGGAAGCGTTACGGCTGAAGCCGAACCGACTGGCGGTGATCCGCCGTGGCGAGGTCATCGCCCGCTCGGCGCCGCGCATTGGCGAGCTCTTCCTCACCGGGCGCCCGGCACGGATCGACGGCGGCCTGGATTACGCACCTCGTTATTGA
- the msrA gene encoding peptide-methionine (S)-S-oxide reductase MsrA has translation MTEERAVLAGGCFWGMQDLIRRYKGVISTRVGYTGGDVPNATYRNHGTHAEAIEIIFDPAMISYREILEFFFQIHDPSTRNRQGNDVGLSYRSAIFYVTPEQERVARDTIADVDASGLWPGKVVTEVVPVSDFWEAEPEHQDYLERIPNGYTCHFVRPGWKLPVRQKIA, from the coding sequence ATGACCGAAGAACGTGCAGTCCTCGCCGGTGGTTGCTTCTGGGGTATGCAGGACCTTATCCGCCGATACAAGGGCGTGATTTCGACCCGCGTCGGCTATACCGGCGGCGATGTGCCAAATGCCACCTACCGCAACCACGGAACCCATGCCGAGGCGATCGAGATCATCTTCGACCCCGCAATGATCAGCTATCGGGAAATCCTCGAATTCTTCTTCCAGATCCACGACCCGAGCACGCGCAACCGCCAGGGCAACGATGTTGGCTTGAGTTACCGCTCGGCGATCTTCTACGTCACTCCTGAGCAGGAGCGCGTCGCCAGGGATACGATCGCCGACGTCGATGCATCAGGCCTGTGGCCTGGCAAGGTCGTCACCGAAGTTGTGCCGGTCAGCGATTTCTGGGAAGCCGAACCCGAGCACCAGGATTATCTGGAGCGGATTCCGAATGGCTATACCTGCCATTTCGTCCGGCCCGGCTGGAAGCTGCCGGTCCGCCAGAAGATCGCCTGA
- a CDS encoding CDP-alcohol phosphatidyltransferase family protein has protein sequence MGEEEDASRRPIASRSSSWAIGLSAWLARSGATPNGISLLSVVFAGIGAALIVFTTHPIAMVCAAISVQLRLVCNLLDGMVAIEGGKKTKSGPIYNEFPDRVADSLFLIAAGYACGFGWLGWLCALLAALTAYIRVFGGSVGLPQDFSGIMAKQRRMAVLTAGLLAQSVETLISPSHWSLILASAIIAAGSLVTCITRTLRLKHSLERL, from the coding sequence ATGGGGGAAGAAGAGGACGCCTCTCGGCGACCGATCGCGAGCCGGTCGTCGTCCTGGGCCATCGGCCTCAGCGCGTGGCTGGCGCGGAGCGGCGCGACACCGAACGGCATTTCGCTTTTATCGGTCGTATTCGCGGGTATAGGCGCAGCGCTCATTGTTTTCACAACACATCCGATTGCCATGGTTTGTGCCGCGATCTCGGTACAACTGCGGCTCGTCTGCAATCTGCTGGATGGAATGGTCGCGATCGAGGGTGGAAAGAAAACCAAGAGCGGGCCGATCTACAACGAATTCCCCGACCGGGTCGCCGACAGCCTGTTTCTGATCGCGGCTGGTTATGCCTGCGGGTTTGGCTGGCTTGGCTGGTTGTGTGCGCTGCTCGCAGCCCTTACTGCCTATATCAGGGTGTTCGGGGGATCGGTGGGCCTGCCGCAGGATTTCAGCGGCATCATGGCCAAGCAACGCCGCATGGCCGTGCTGACAGCGGGTCTCCTTGCCCAGAGCGTTGAGACGCTGATATCCCCCAGCCATTGGTCGCTGATCCTTGCATCCGCGATCATCGCGGCCGGCAGCCTCGTCACCTGCATCACCCGCACGTTGAGGCTGAAACATTCCCTGGAGAGACTATGA
- a CDS encoding ABC transporter ATP-binding protein translates to MTGPVLEIIGVSKRFGDNLANDDISMTLAKGEVVALLGENGAGKTTLMSILFGHYMPDAGRILIEGAEVPQGKPRAAIRAGIGMVHQHFSLAPNLTVLENVMTGTERLWSWRSGTTAARKKLLTISERFGLKVDPDARLGDLSVGEQQRVEILKALYNDARILILDEPTAVLTNIEAERLFTTLKEMARQGLSLIFISHKLDEVMAAADRIVVLRGGKMVAERRASETSKAELAELMVGRRVTRPVREPSTPGAVALEAADVTVRIGGIDRLKSISFRLHQGEILGIIGVSGNGQATLAHLLSGMLARSGGDLMLFGEAIGNLGVSDVVDAGIGRIPEDRNEEGVIGEMAIWENAVLERIASPGFSRRGLVNRKAGMAFAREIIDGFDVRGGGPAMRTRLLSGGNMQKLILGRNLHRRPRILIAAQPARGLDEGAVAAVHARLLEARRQGTAVLLISEDLDEVIALADRIQAIVGGRLSPPVEAESAGARKLGLMMAGEWQETPEAGHAI, encoded by the coding sequence ATGACCGGGCCTGTGCTGGAAATTATCGGCGTCAGCAAGCGCTTCGGCGACAATCTGGCCAATGACGATATTTCCATGACGCTTGCCAAGGGCGAGGTCGTGGCCCTGCTTGGCGAGAATGGTGCCGGCAAGACCACGCTGATGAGCATCCTTTTCGGCCATTACATGCCGGATGCCGGGCGAATTCTGATCGAGGGTGCGGAGGTTCCGCAGGGCAAGCCGCGTGCGGCGATCCGCGCCGGCATCGGCATGGTGCATCAGCATTTTTCGCTGGCGCCGAATCTGACCGTTCTCGAAAACGTCATGACCGGCACTGAAAGACTGTGGTCCTGGCGCTCGGGAACAACAGCGGCGCGGAAGAAGCTGCTCACAATTTCCGAGCGCTTCGGCCTCAAGGTTGATCCGGATGCCCGCCTTGGCGACTTGTCGGTCGGCGAGCAGCAGCGCGTTGAGATCCTCAAGGCGCTCTACAACGATGCCCGCATCCTGATCCTCGACGAGCCGACGGCGGTGCTGACCAACATCGAGGCCGAGCGGCTGTTCACGACGCTGAAGGAAATGGCCCGCCAGGGGCTGTCGCTGATCTTCATCTCGCATAAGCTCGACGAGGTCATGGCAGCGGCCGACCGCATCGTGGTCTTACGCGGCGGCAAGATGGTCGCCGAGCGCAGGGCGTCGGAAACCAGCAAGGCGGAACTTGCCGAACTGATGGTCGGACGCCGCGTGACGCGGCCGGTGCGCGAGCCGTCGACACCGGGCGCCGTTGCCCTCGAAGCCGCCGATGTGACGGTGCGCATCGGCGGCATCGATCGGCTGAAGTCGATCAGCTTCCGGCTGCACCAGGGCGAGATCCTCGGCATCATCGGCGTTTCGGGCAATGGCCAGGCGACATTGGCGCATCTTCTCTCCGGGATGCTGGCGCGTAGCGGCGGCGACCTCATGTTGTTCGGGGAAGCCATCGGCAATCTTGGTGTTTCCGATGTCGTCGACGCCGGCATCGGCCGCATTCCCGAGGATCGTAACGAGGAGGGCGTGATCGGTGAAATGGCGATCTGGGAAAACGCCGTGCTGGAGCGCATCGCCTCACCGGGTTTTTCGCGCCGTGGCCTCGTCAACCGCAAGGCGGGCATGGCCTTTGCCAGGGAAATTATCGACGGATTCGATGTCCGCGGCGGCGGCCCGGCCATGCGCACCCGGCTGCTCTCGGGCGGCAATATGCAAAAGCTTATTCTCGGCCGGAACCTGCATCGGCGGCCGCGCATCCTGATTGCCGCGCAGCCGGCGCGCGGTCTCGACGAAGGGGCCGTGGCGGCTGTCCACGCCCGCCTGCTCGAAGCCCGCCGCCAGGGTACCGCCGTGCTGCTGATCTCGGAAGACCTCGACGAGGTGATCGCGCTTGCCGATCGCATCCAGGCGATCGTCGGGGGGCGCCTGTCTCCGCCCGTCGAGGCCGAAAGCGCCGGTGCCCGCAAGCTGGGGCTGATGATGGCCGGCGAATGGCAGGAAACCCCAGAGGCCGGCCATGCGATTTGA
- a CDS encoding ABC transporter permease: MRFERREHRPLYLLIVTPVIAVIAALALAGILIAIAGAPVLDAYWRILTGAFGSRLSATETLTRATPLMLTGLAAAVAFRARLWNIGAEGQFYLGAIAVAAASSKLFGDLPAPILIPLLLLVGAIAGMVLILIPLWLRLRFSVDEVVTSLLLNFIAVLFVSMLIDGVLKDPLAFGWPQSQSVSDHAMLPKLIARSRLHIGFAIAIALAVVVHFIQSRTVFGMQSRAAGLNPTGAVFASVPLGRTLVKVACLSGGLAGLAGAIEVMGVKGYVTTDLSPGFGYAGIVVAMLANLDPLGVVFAAIFTATMFVGADGMSRGLGIPTYIADVTVALSLLTMLIALFFTQYRIRQ; the protein is encoded by the coding sequence ATGCGATTTGAGCGCCGCGAGCACCGTCCGCTTTACCTGCTGATCGTCACGCCTGTGATCGCGGTGATTGCCGCGCTGGCGCTGGCCGGCATCCTGATCGCTATTGCCGGCGCACCTGTTCTCGATGCCTATTGGCGCATCCTGACCGGTGCTTTCGGCTCGCGCCTCTCGGCAACCGAAACGCTGACGCGGGCAACGCCGCTGATGCTGACAGGACTTGCCGCCGCCGTCGCCTTCCGGGCGCGGCTCTGGAATATCGGTGCCGAGGGTCAGTTCTATCTCGGCGCCATCGCCGTTGCCGCGGCAAGCTCGAAGCTGTTCGGCGATCTTCCCGCCCCCATCCTCATTCCGCTGCTGCTGCTGGTCGGCGCCATTGCCGGCATGGTGCTGATCCTGATCCCGCTCTGGCTCAGGCTGCGCTTCTCGGTCGATGAAGTCGTCACCAGCCTGCTCCTGAACTTCATCGCCGTGCTGTTCGTCTCGATGCTGATCGATGGCGTTCTCAAGGATCCGCTGGCCTTCGGCTGGCCGCAGTCGCAATCCGTCAGCGATCACGCCATGCTGCCGAAGCTGATCGCCCGCTCGCGCCTGCATATCGGCTTTGCGATTGCAATCGCGCTGGCTGTTGTCGTCCATTTCATCCAGTCGCGCACCGTGTTTGGCATGCAGTCGCGCGCCGCAGGCCTCAATCCCACCGGTGCAGTCTTTGCCAGCGTCCCGCTCGGCAGAACGCTGGTGAAGGTCGCCTGTCTCTCCGGCGGGCTTGCGGGGCTCGCTGGAGCGATCGAGGTCATGGGCGTCAAGGGTTATGTGACGACCGACCTGTCGCCGGGCTTCGGCTATGCCGGTATCGTCGTCGCCATGCTCGCCAACCTCGATCCACTCGGCGTTGTCTTCGCCGCCATTTTCACCGCCACCATGTTCGTGGGCGCGGATGGTATGAGCCGCGGCCTCGGCATCCCGACCTATATCGCCGATGTCACGGTGGCGCTGTCGCTGCTGACGATGCTGATCGCATTGTTCTTTACCCAATACAGGATCCGGCAATGA
- a CDS encoding amidase: MQGDATDLAAAIRRGKLSAAEAMQASLAAAVLQEPLGAVAYLDAAMGLASADDRDSERQSAPDRFAARPFAGVPTLAKDLGGPFAGLPVTAGSYLFERKGSEADSDLAARFRDAGFCLFGLTTSPEFGLSLASEPAIGPICRNPLDPARTAGGSSGGAAAAVAAGIVAIAHATDAGGSIRVPAACCGLVGMKPTRGAIPGGPSFGNHLAGIASELAVCRSVRDTALIFDRLSGKSRGPFPDPSPVDSDNGRLRIGLLADTGSAYPTDGDRLAVVEAAARALESDGHEVVPLAWAEFEWSVAAGGRAFADIVSVNLAALMKATALDESRAEPLTQAFAARGRALPATSLWNSLNDAVLVSRNLWALFDRVDCILMPMLSSAPLVIGSFPSDHADTDLHLERMTAFAPLACLANISGFPALTLPFGQDEHAMPLPVQIMAPMGHEPRLLSLAARLEAEGRWQHRFPVAGLPS; the protein is encoded by the coding sequence ATGCAGGGCGATGCGACGGATCTGGCGGCGGCGATCAGGCGTGGCAAGCTGAGCGCTGCGGAGGCGATGCAGGCTTCTCTTGCCGCAGCCGTGCTGCAGGAGCCACTCGGCGCGGTCGCCTATCTCGATGCCGCCATGGGCCTCGCTTCGGCCGATGACCGCGACAGTGAGCGGCAAAGCGCGCCCGATCGCTTTGCGGCAAGGCCCTTTGCCGGCGTGCCGACCTTGGCAAAGGATCTTGGCGGCCCCTTCGCCGGGCTACCGGTCACGGCCGGTTCCTACCTCTTCGAAAGAAAGGGCAGCGAAGCGGATTCCGATCTCGCTGCTCGTTTCCGCGACGCCGGCTTCTGCCTATTCGGCCTGACGACCAGCCCAGAATTCGGCCTGTCGCTCGCCAGCGAACCGGCGATCGGGCCGATCTGCCGCAATCCGCTCGATCCGGCACGGACCGCGGGCGGCTCTTCCGGCGGTGCGGCGGCAGCCGTTGCCGCCGGAATCGTCGCCATCGCGCATGCCACCGATGCCGGCGGCTCGATCCGTGTGCCCGCCGCCTGCTGCGGCCTCGTCGGAATGAAGCCGACGCGCGGCGCCATTCCAGGCGGGCCATCCTTCGGCAACCACTTGGCCGGTATCGCGAGCGAACTCGCGGTCTGCCGTTCGGTGCGGGATACGGCGCTGATTTTCGACAGGCTGAGCGGCAAATCGCGAGGACCTTTTCCCGACCCCTCCCCTGTCGATAGCGATAACGGCCGTTTGCGGATCGGCCTGCTTGCCGATACCGGCTCGGCCTATCCGACCGACGGTGATCGGCTCGCAGTCGTCGAGGCTGCGGCCCGTGCGCTGGAGAGCGACGGACATGAGGTCGTTCCGCTCGCCTGGGCCGAGTTCGAATGGAGCGTCGCCGCCGGCGGCCGCGCCTTCGCCGATATCGTCTCCGTCAATCTGGCTGCACTTATGAAGGCGACAGCACTCGATGAAAGCAGGGCCGAGCCGCTGACGCAGGCCTTTGCGGCGCGCGGACGGGCGCTTCCGGCGACATCACTCTGGAACAGTCTGAACGATGCCGTTCTGGTGAGCCGTAACCTCTGGGCGCTGTTCGACAGGGTCGATTGCATCCTCATGCCGATGCTATCTTCCGCACCTCTTGTGATCGGCTCCTTTCCATCCGATCATGCCGACACGGATCTGCATCTCGAGCGGATGACGGCATTTGCGCCGCTTGCCTGCCTCGCCAATATTTCGGGTTTTCCTGCTTTGACACTGCCTTTCGGACAGGATGAGCATGCTATGCCGCTGCCGGTGCAAATCATGGCGCCGATGGGTCACGAGCCGCGTCTGCTGTCGCTTGCCGCACGCCTGGAGGCCGAGGGGCGATGGCAGCACCGTTTTCCCGTTGCGGGATTGCCGTCATGA
- a CDS encoding ABC transporter permease codes for MMQLFDIIASSGLWAAILRIATPLIFGTLGALLCERAGVLNLGIEGIMTFGAMIGWLSVYHGADLWTGLLIAAVAGGVFGLLHAGLTVTLGLSQHVSGLGVTLFASSFSYYVFRLIVPLANTPPTIMPFQPIAIPGLSTLPFIGPAFFTQTAPTYLAIGIALLMAYVIFRTPVGLAIRMTGENPHAAEAQGVNPMKVRYGAVIMGSALMGMGGAFLTLSAFNSFFPTMVQGRGWICIALVVFASWRPGRALFGALLFAFFDAFQLRLQTALSGLVPYQLFLMTPYILSIAALAVMARRARVPQALMQPYRRGER; via the coding sequence ATGATGCAACTGTTCGACATCATCGCTTCATCAGGGCTCTGGGCGGCAATCCTGCGGATCGCCACGCCGCTGATTTTCGGCACGCTCGGCGCACTGCTTTGCGAGCGCGCCGGCGTGCTCAATCTCGGCATCGAAGGCATCATGACCTTCGGTGCGATGATCGGCTGGCTTTCGGTCTATCACGGCGCCGATCTCTGGACCGGCCTGCTGATTGCGGCGGTGGCCGGCGGCGTCTTCGGCCTGCTGCATGCGGGGCTGACGGTAACGCTCGGCCTCTCCCAGCATGTCTCCGGTCTCGGCGTCACGCTGTTTGCCTCCAGCTTCAGCTATTATGTCTTCCGGCTAATCGTGCCGCTTGCCAATACCCCGCCCACCATCATGCCGTTCCAGCCAATCGCCATTCCGGGTCTCTCGACATTGCCCTTCATCGGGCCGGCCTTCTTCACGCAGACGGCGCCGACCTATCTGGCGATCGGCATCGCCCTGCTGATGGCCTACGTCATCTTCCGCACGCCCGTGGGGCTTGCAATCCGCATGACCGGCGAGAACCCGCATGCAGCCGAAGCCCAGGGCGTCAATCCGATGAAGGTGCGCTATGGCGCGGTTATCATGGGAAGCGCGCTGATGGGAATGGGTGGCGCTTTCCTGACACTGTCGGCCTTCAACAGCTTCTTTCCCACAATGGTGCAGGGACGCGGCTGGATCTGCATCGCGCTCGTCGTCTTCGCCTCCTGGCGGCCGGGCCGCGCGCTGTTCGGCGCCCTGCTCTTTGCCTTTTTCGACGCCTTTCAGCTTCGGTTGCAAACCGCACTCAGCGGGCTCGTGCCCTATCAGCTATTTCTGATGACGCCCTATATCCTTTCCATTGCCGCCCTTGCCGTCATGGCCCGCCGCGCCCGCGTTCCACAGGCGCTGATGCAGCCCTATCGGCGCGGCGAACGCTGA
- a CDS encoding BMP family protein, with amino-acid sequence MTKDMLISRRAVIASGIALGVSGFAPLARAAAPLKVAGIHASPVENAWNSCLHKALQDAAKEGMIEYVFSEGVSGTDYPRAMREYAEQGNKLIIGEAYAVEKEARQVAADYPDTAFVLGSSGEQAGDNFGVFGTWNHDGAYLAGMLAGKMTKSNVVGSVGAIPIPEVNMLINAFAAGVKAVNPDAKHLVSFIGTFFDPPKAREAGLAQIDAGADILFGERIGTADAAKERGIKSVGSLIDYTPRYPDTVFANAMWYFRPILNAAIADVAAGKPVGRNYTSYGLMKEGGSDIVFVKGVAPADAEAAMEAKRAEIKAGTFEVPKMMDEPK; translated from the coding sequence ATGACCAAAGACATGCTGATCTCACGCCGGGCAGTGATTGCGTCGGGCATTGCGCTCGGCGTCAGCGGCTTCGCCCCGCTGGCAAGGGCGGCTGCGCCACTGAAGGTTGCCGGCATTCATGCGTCGCCGGTGGAAAATGCTTGGAATTCCTGTCTGCACAAGGCCCTGCAGGACGCGGCTAAGGAAGGCATGATCGAATATGTCTTCTCCGAAGGCGTCTCCGGCACCGATTATCCGCGCGCCATGCGCGAATATGCCGAACAGGGCAACAAGCTGATCATCGGCGAGGCCTATGCGGTGGAAAAAGAGGCCCGGCAGGTCGCAGCCGACTATCCCGATACCGCTTTCGTGCTGGGTTCGAGCGGTGAGCAGGCCGGCGACAATTTCGGCGTCTTCGGCACCTGGAACCATGACGGCGCCTATCTTGCCGGCATGCTGGCGGGCAAGATGACCAAGTCGAATGTCGTCGGTTCGGTCGGCGCCATTCCGATCCCCGAGGTCAACATGCTGATCAACGCGTTCGCGGCGGGCGTCAAGGCGGTCAATCCCGATGCCAAGCACCTCGTCTCGTTCATCGGCACATTCTTCGATCCGCCGAAGGCCCGCGAAGCCGGTCTTGCCCAGATCGATGCCGGCGCCGACATCCTGTTCGGCGAGCGCATCGGCACGGCCGATGCCGCCAAGGAACGCGGCATCAAGTCGGTCGGCTCGCTGATCGACTATACGCCGCGTTATCCCGATACGGTGTTCGCCAACGCCATGTGGTATTTCCGCCCGATCCTGAACGCCGCCATCGCCGATGTCGCGGCCGGAAAGCCGGTCGGCAGGAACTACACCTCTTACGGCCTGATGAAGGAAGGCGGCAGCGACATCGTCTTCGTCAAGGGTGTGGCGCCCGCCGATGCCGAGGCTGCGATGGAAGCCAAGCGGGCGGAGATCAAGGCCGGCACCTTCGAAGTTCCGAAGATGATGGACGAGCCGAAGTAA